One part of the uncultured Bacteroides sp. genome encodes these proteins:
- a CDS encoding tetratricopeptide repeat protein, whose protein sequence is MVALTDFSQTYRLKPIIAGLAPWHIGALSALLFFSSCGTSTKTVKNTKESPAITIATQLSPELQRKYDYYFLEATRQKSKGEYAQSFELFQHCLSIDPNAASSLSEISQFYFFLKQPEKGLACIEKAVENAPDNYWYNQTLASIYQQQGKSEKAVEAFERMTTQFPDRQEPIMALIDLYNQSKDYAKVVKALDLLEKKSGKTEQISMEKFRMYLLMEDNKKAFNEIESLANEYPNDMRYLCVLGDVYLNNGKPKEAYATYQKVLETEPGNTQVLVSLASYYQQTGQLDKYEQQVDSVLLNKKVESDIKADIMRQMIAKSQQTGKDSTRIIPLFNRMMEGEQEDAQIPMLYVQYLLSKGMDKESEPILKQIIELEPENTPARLQLLSYAIKRNDFQEAIKICEPAIEITPESLEFYYYLGLSYYQAERIDDALGTFKKGVQHVNDKSDKKIVSDFYSMMGDIYHTKKQVNLAYAAYDSSLVYNPDNNGALNNYAYYLSVEKKDLDKAEEMSYKTIKAEPDNNTYLDTYAWILFIKKKYTEAKVYMDDAMKKGGDKSEVVVEHCGDVYYMNGLKEDALKYWIKSREMGNKSEVLKKKIEQKKYIAE, encoded by the coding sequence ATGGTTGCACTAACTGATTTTTCTCAAACATACAGACTAAAGCCGATTATCGCAGGTTTAGCTCCGTGGCATATTGGAGCATTGTCAGCTTTGCTGTTTTTCTCTTCCTGTGGTACATCGACGAAAACAGTCAAAAATACGAAAGAATCTCCAGCAATAACAATTGCAACCCAATTGTCTCCCGAATTACAGAGAAAATACGATTACTATTTCCTTGAAGCAACCCGTCAGAAATCAAAAGGCGAATACGCTCAGTCATTTGAACTTTTCCAGCATTGTTTATCGATTGATCCAAATGCTGCATCCTCTCTTTCAGAAATATCACAGTTCTATTTCTTCCTCAAGCAGCCCGAGAAAGGACTGGCTTGCATAGAAAAGGCTGTAGAGAATGCCCCCGATAATTACTGGTATAATCAGACTTTGGCATCAATCTATCAGCAACAAGGGAAGAGTGAAAAAGCTGTCGAAGCATTCGAAAGAATGACCACGCAGTTTCCTGATCGTCAGGAACCCATCATGGCTTTGATTGATTTATATAACCAGTCAAAGGATTATGCTAAAGTAGTCAAAGCTCTTGATCTTTTAGAAAAGAAAAGCGGAAAAACAGAGCAGATTAGTATGGAGAAATTCCGTATGTATTTGTTGATGGAGGATAATAAAAAAGCATTCAATGAAATAGAAAGTCTTGCCAACGAATATCCTAACGATATGCGATATTTGTGTGTGTTGGGCGATGTTTATTTGAATAACGGAAAACCAAAAGAAGCATACGCTACTTACCAGAAAGTATTGGAAACAGAACCGGGAAACACACAAGTACTTGTTTCCTTAGCCAGTTACTATCAACAAACGGGCCAGTTGGATAAGTATGAACAGCAAGTAGATTCTGTGCTGCTTAATAAGAAAGTGGAAAGCGATATCAAAGCAGACATCATGCGTCAGATGATTGCAAAGTCTCAGCAAACAGGAAAAGACAGCACCCGGATTATTCCTCTATTCAATAGAATGATGGAAGGCGAACAGGAAGATGCACAGATACCAATGTTGTATGTTCAGTATCTTCTGTCCAAAGGAATGGATAAAGAGTCGGAACCAATCTTGAAACAAATAATTGAATTAGAACCTGAAAATACTCCGGCACGCTTGCAACTGCTAAGCTATGCAATAAAAAGAAACGATTTTCAGGAGGCTATTAAAATTTGCGAACCGGCTATTGAAATAACTCCCGAGTCTCTGGAGTTTTATTACTACCTGGGACTTTCATATTATCAGGCAGAACGTATAGACGATGCCTTGGGTACTTTTAAGAAAGGTGTTCAGCACGTAAATGATAAAAGCGATAAAAAAATAGTTTCCGACTTTTATAGTATGATGGGAGATATTTATCATACTAAAAAGCAAGTGAACTTAGCTTATGCCGCCTATGATTCTTCTTTGGTTTATAATCCCGATAATAATGGTGCACTGAATAACTATGCCTATTATCTTTCTGTGGAAAAGAAAGACCTTGATAAAGCCGAAGAGATGAGTTATAAAACAATAAAGGCAGAGCCCGATAACAATACATATCTCGATACTTATGCATGGATACTTTTTATTAAAAAGAAATATACCGAAGCCAAAGTCTATATGGACGATGCCATGAAAAAAGGAGGCGATAAAAGTGAAGTGGTTGTTGAACATTGCGGAGATGTATACTATATGAACGGGCTGAAAGAAGATGCTTTGAAATATTGGATAAAGTCCCGTGAAATGGGTAATAAATCAGAGGTGTTAAAGAAGAAAATAGAACAAAAGAAATATATTGCAGAATGA
- a CDS encoding deoxyguanosinetriphosphate triphosphohydrolase → MNWRDLISAKRFGMEEFHKHREENRSEFQRDYDRLVFSAPFRRLQNKTQVFPLPGSIFVHNRLTHSLEVSCVGRSLGNDVAKGLLSKHPDLHDSYISEIGAIVSAACMAHDLGNPPFGHSGEKAISTYFSEGNGIKLKEKLEPNEWEDIIHFEGNANALRLLTHQFEGRRKGGFAMTYSTLASIVKYPFSSSLAGKKSKFGFFITEEEDFKQIATELGIICLNENPLKFARHPLVYLVEAADDICYQMMDIEDAHKLKILTTEETKELLMGYFGEDRLMLMNETMKIVSDTNEQIAYLRSSVIGLLIKECTRVFLENEDLILAGTFNGSLIKHISQKPKEAYEHCEAVSFKKIYRSGDVLDIELAGFNVISTLIELFIAAVTSPEKAYSQLLINRMSDQYNVNAPTLYGKIQAVLDYISGMTDVYALDLYRKIKGNSLPAV, encoded by the coding sequence ATGAATTGGAGAGATTTGATTTCGGCTAAGCGTTTTGGGATGGAAGAGTTTCACAAACATCGGGAAGAAAACCGTTCTGAGTTTCAACGGGATTATGACCGATTGGTTTTTTCGGCTCCTTTCCGTCGCCTGCAAAACAAAACACAGGTTTTCCCTCTTCCGGGTAGCATCTTTGTTCACAACAGACTGACGCACAGCCTGGAAGTTTCGTGTGTAGGGCGCTCATTGGGTAACGATGTAGCGAAAGGACTTCTTTCTAAACACCCCGATCTTCATGATTCTTATATCTCTGAGATTGGCGCTATTGTTTCTGCAGCCTGTATGGCTCACGATCTTGGAAATCCTCCTTTCGGGCACTCTGGAGAAAAGGCCATTTCAACGTATTTCTCCGAAGGAAACGGCATAAAACTAAAGGAGAAATTAGAACCAAATGAATGGGAAGACATTATTCATTTTGAAGGAAACGCAAATGCTCTCCGACTTTTGACTCATCAATTTGAAGGAAGGCGAAAAGGTGGCTTTGCAATGACTTATTCAACTCTTGCTTCCATAGTAAAATATCCGTTTTCATCGAGCCTGGCTGGGAAAAAATCTAAATTTGGATTTTTTATTACCGAAGAAGAAGATTTTAAACAAATAGCAACAGAGCTTGGCATTATTTGCCTGAATGAGAATCCGCTAAAGTTTGCCCGACATCCGTTAGTATATCTTGTTGAAGCTGCAGACGATATCTGCTATCAAATGATGGATATTGAGGATGCACATAAATTAAAGATTCTTACTACCGAAGAGACTAAAGAACTGCTTATGGGATACTTTGGGGAAGATCGCCTGATGCTTATGAATGAGACAATGAAAATTGTTAGCGATACCAATGAGCAGATTGCATATCTACGTTCATCTGTTATTGGTTTGCTTATAAAGGAATGCACCCGTGTATTTCTTGAAAACGAAGATTTAATATTGGCCGGAACTTTCAATGGCAGTCTGATAAAACACATCTCTCAAAAGCCAAAAGAGGCTTACGAACATTGTGAAGCTGTTTCTTTTAAAAAGATCTATCGTTCGGGAGATGTACTTGATATTGAGCTTGCAGGTTTCAACGTTATCAGCACATTGATTGAATTATTTATAGCTGCGGTTACTTCACCCGAGAAAGCTTATTCTCAGTTACTAATTAACAGAATGTCGGACCAGTATAATGTAAATGCTCCTACTCTATACGGCAAAATACAAGCGGTACTGGATTACATTTCAGGCATGACTGATGTTTATGCACTCGATCTTTACCGGAAAATAAAAGGAAATAGTCTGCCTGCGGTATAA
- a CDS encoding peptidoglycan DD-metalloendopeptidase family protein, with product MKRLLFLLMSFLLITALPAQTNKKIKQLESKRSVLQKEISKKESLLKTTKKDVGSQLRSLNTLTGQIEDRKKYIQVIAGDVQSIDQEVTSLSQQLRNLELDLLDKKRKYASSVQYLYKNKTVEEKLMFIFSAKSLSETYRRLRYVREYATYQRIQGQEILKRQAQIGTKRNEVEQVKVAKVNLLSQGEQEKKRLEEQEQQKKVMVSDLQKKQRGLQSEISKHRREANQLNAQIDRLINIEIEKARKRAEERARKEAAAAEARRKAEAAAEARRKAEAIEEARRRTAAERKSERTEKSSRVARAEKTEKVEKVETREREKTAPAPVFSMDSSDRQLSDNFERNRGSLPSPITGSHLIVSHYGQYAVEGLRNVKLDNKGIDIQGQPGAQARSIFNGEVAVVFQVNGLMNVIIRHGSYISVYCNLSSASVSKGQKVSTRQTIGRVYSDPSDGDRTILHFQLRKETSKLNPEAWISR from the coding sequence ATGAAGCGTCTCTTATTCTTATTGATGAGCTTTCTCCTCATAACGGCTCTTCCGGCTCAGACAAATAAAAAAATAAAGCAGCTTGAAAGCAAGAGAAGTGTGCTTCAGAAAGAAATATCAAAAAAAGAATCTCTTTTAAAGACTACAAAAAAGGATGTAGGTAGTCAACTGAGGAGCTTAAATACACTTACCGGACAAATAGAGGATAGGAAAAAATACATACAGGTAATAGCAGGCGATGTACAGTCCATTGATCAGGAAGTAACATCCCTTTCTCAGCAGTTACGTAATCTGGAGCTCGATTTGCTCGATAAAAAGAGGAAATATGCTTCCTCCGTTCAGTATCTCTACAAGAATAAAACTGTTGAAGAGAAACTGATGTTTATATTTTCTGCTAAGTCTTTAAGTGAAACCTATCGTCGTCTTCGGTATGTAAGAGAGTATGCAACTTATCAGCGAATACAAGGACAGGAAATACTGAAAAGACAAGCCCAGATAGGTACAAAAAGAAATGAGGTTGAGCAGGTAAAGGTTGCAAAAGTAAACCTCCTTTCTCAAGGTGAACAAGAAAAGAAAAGGCTTGAAGAGCAAGAACAGCAAAAGAAAGTCATGGTTTCTGATCTCCAGAAAAAACAAAGAGGATTGCAATCAGAGATCTCTAAACACAGAAGAGAAGCTAATCAGTTGAATGCGCAGATTGACCGTTTAATCAATATTGAAATAGAAAAAGCGCGCAAACGTGCAGAAGAGAGGGCTAGAAAAGAAGCTGCTGCAGCCGAAGCACGTCGTAAAGCCGAAGCTGCTGCCGAGGCACGTAGAAAGGCTGAAGCTATAGAAGAGGCAAGACGCAGAACTGCTGCAGAAAGAAAATCGGAAAGAACGGAAAAAAGCAGCAGAGTTGCAAGAGCTGAAAAAACAGAAAAAGTAGAGAAGGTTGAAACAAGAGAAAGAGAAAAAACAGCTCCCGCACCTGTTTTTTCAATGGACAGCTCTGACAGACAACTCTCGGATAACTTTGAACGCAACAGAGGATCTTTGCCTTCACCAATTACTGGTTCGCACCTTATTGTGAGTCATTACGGTCAGTATGCAGTAGAAGGACTGAGAAATGTGAAATTAGATAATAAGGGAATTGACATACAAGGACAACCCGGAGCACAGGCACGTTCAATCTTTAATGGAGAAGTGGCGGTTGTATTCCAGGTTAACGGACTGATGAATGTTATCATTCGTCACGGAAGTTATATCTCCGTATATTGTAACCTATCCTCAGCTTCAGTAAGCAAAGGACAAAAGGTTAGCACAAGACAAACAATTGGTAGAGTTTACTCCGATCCATCGGATGGAGATCGTACAATCTTACACTTCCAGTTGCGTAAAGAAACATCCAAACTGAACCCGGAAGCATGGATTAGCAGATAA
- the dut gene encoding dUTP diphosphatase, which produces MKVQIINKSKHQLPAYETELSAGMDIRANIDEPITLKPLARCLVPTGLYIALPEGFEAQIRPRSGLAIKKGVTVLNTPGTIDADYRGEICIILVNLSADDFVIQDGERVAQMIIARHEQPQWEQVEVLSETERGAGGFGHTGKK; this is translated from the coding sequence ATGAAAGTACAAATTATAAATAAGTCGAAGCATCAGCTTCCGGCATACGAGACCGAATTATCGGCAGGAATGGATATTCGTGCCAATATTGATGAACCAATCACGTTAAAACCTTTAGCAAGATGTCTTGTCCCAACTGGACTTTACATTGCATTGCCCGAAGGTTTCGAAGCACAGATTCGTCCACGTAGTGGATTGGCTATAAAAAAAGGCGTTACAGTTCTCAATACTCCGGGAACCATCGATGCTGATTATCGTGGTGAAATCTGTATTATCCTGGTGAACTTGTCAGCCGACGACTTTGTCATTCAAGATGGTGAACGTGTGGCTCAAATGATCATTGCACGCCATGAACAACCGCAATGGGAACAAGTTGAAGTTTTGAGTGAAACAGAACGTGGAGCCGGAGGTTTTGGTCACACCGGTAAAAAGTAG
- a CDS encoding DUF4292 domain-containing protein, with product MRKSDLKCRCKKTTILGFSVICLVLALSACKSAKSISKPATAITENLDYLGSVANNTPSITNFSSKMKLTINSNGKDISVNGTIRMKKNEVIQMSIVPFLGIEAGRVEFTPTKVLIIDRINKQYVEEPISELTTMANTDMDFYTLQALFTNALFVPGKKEINNDLLSEFTVNTSVDNKTMEIQKKSKGFLYSFSATPNTGQLLESSISTISAPYQLNWKYSDFQPFGPKSFPSRMDISFEGGKKPFSAEIDLSKLTENGDWEYPTTVSSKYKKMDFNDLLKVLLGL from the coding sequence ATGAGAAAAAGTGATTTGAAGTGCCGTTGTAAGAAAACGACAATACTAGGATTCAGTGTTATTTGTTTAGTATTGGCTTTATCTGCTTGTAAGTCCGCAAAGAGTATAAGCAAACCCGCTACTGCAATCACAGAGAATCTGGATTATCTGGGAAGTGTAGCAAATAACACTCCTTCGATAACCAATTTTTCGTCGAAAATGAAATTAACCATTAACTCTAATGGCAAGGATATCTCTGTAAACGGAACAATCCGTATGAAGAAGAATGAAGTTATTCAAATGTCGATAGTTCCTTTCCTTGGCATTGAAGCCGGAAGAGTTGAGTTTACGCCTACCAAAGTATTGATTATCGACCGGATTAATAAGCAATACGTTGAAGAACCTATTTCTGAGCTTACAACAATGGCTAATACAGATATGGACTTCTATACTTTACAGGCTCTTTTCACCAACGCACTTTTTGTTCCGGGAAAGAAAGAGATAAATAATGATCTGTTGTCGGAGTTTACAGTCAATACCAGTGTTGATAACAAGACAATGGAAATACAGAAAAAATCAAAAGGTTTCTTATACAGTTTCTCTGCTACTCCAAATACAGGACAGTTGCTTGAAAGCTCAATATCTACCATTTCGGCTCCTTATCAGCTAAACTGGAAATATTCAGACTTTCAGCCATTTGGACCTAAAAGTTTTCCATCTCGCATGGATATCTCTTTTGAAGGCGGAAAGAAACCATTTTCTGCGGAAATAGACCTTTCCAAACTGACAGAGAATGGAGATTGGGAATACCCTACAACTGTCTCTTCAAAATATAAAAAGATGGATTTCAACGATTTATTAAAAGTATTATTAGGATTATGA
- a CDS encoding glycosyltransferase, with amino-acid sequence MSNPLKPYRILQLPSWYLPEGGEFCRDQSLFLKRKGLEVHILANVALPWKKYKLNVLTFPWHSFESMEEGLLTFRYYYRRIPKLDKANILAWSKQTMNLFDEYVKIYGKPDLIHAHSCMWGGYAAYLIKQKYDIPYVITEHRGRFGLRSTLAKEGFIPIYKPFLEKGFSNASYIIPVSQQLIDKIKEFLLKEVPIEVVSNILDTDFFHYLPRERTDNFTFITVNSFSQPKGYDILLSAFDRLCNNIPNVMLVIVGDNFEDKTFQKILSGCMHRDRIVFTGWKDSRGVLSELRKADSFVLASRVEAQSIAVLEAMSTGLPVVCTEVVPEAIVTPKEGYRVPVEDVVALADAMKTMIFNRDKFDYKAISAHVNSVSGPDVVTERLISIYEKVLYTKK; translated from the coding sequence ATGAGCAATCCCTTAAAACCATATAGAATTCTGCAACTTCCTTCCTGGTATCTTCCGGAAGGCGGAGAGTTTTGTAGAGATCAATCTCTGTTCCTTAAGAGAAAAGGGCTGGAGGTTCATATTCTAGCAAACGTTGCTTTGCCTTGGAAGAAGTATAAATTGAATGTTTTGACCTTTCCATGGCACTCTTTTGAATCAATGGAAGAAGGATTGCTAACGTTCCGTTATTACTATAGACGAATACCAAAACTGGATAAAGCAAATATACTTGCATGGAGCAAACAAACAATGAATTTGTTCGATGAATACGTTAAAATATACGGTAAACCAGACTTGATACATGCTCATAGCTGTATGTGGGGTGGTTATGCTGCCTATCTTATAAAACAAAAATATGATATTCCTTATGTGATAACAGAGCATCGGGGTAGATTTGGCTTGCGTTCTACATTGGCAAAAGAAGGCTTTATTCCTATTTATAAACCATTTTTGGAAAAAGGCTTTTCGAATGCATCTTATATTATTCCTGTCTCTCAACAGCTAATTGATAAGATTAAAGAGTTTTTGCTGAAGGAAGTTCCTATTGAAGTAGTCTCAAATATTCTGGATACAGATTTCTTTCATTATCTTCCTCGTGAGCGGACAGATAATTTTACCTTTATTACAGTAAATAGTTTCTCTCAGCCCAAAGGATACGATATCCTTTTGTCTGCATTTGATCGTCTATGCAATAATATTCCGAATGTTATGTTAGTTATTGTTGGAGATAATTTCGAAGATAAAACTTTTCAGAAGATATTATCCGGATGCATGCACAGAGACCGAATTGTTTTTACCGGCTGGAAAGATTCAAGAGGTGTACTGTCTGAACTTCGGAAAGCTGATTCTTTTGTCCTGGCAAGCAGAGTTGAAGCACAATCAATAGCTGTTCTTGAAGCTATGAGCACCGGATTGCCTGTTGTTTGTACGGAAGTTGTTCCCGAAGCTATTGTTACTCCTAAAGAAGGATATAGAGTGCCGGTGGAAGACGTAGTAGCTTTAGCTGATGCGATGAAAACGATGATTTTTAACAGAGATAAGTTTGATTACAAAGCAATCTCTGCTCATGTAAATTCTGTGTCAGGCCCAGATGTAGTGACAGAACGACTGATTTCTATTTACGAAAAAGTTCTTTATACAAAGAAATAA
- a CDS encoding oligosaccharide flippase family protein, whose translation MKELIKNSATLLSANAISQGIAFAVLPVIARLYSPDELGILALFLGIEGLLSVIANGKYDSAIVLSKSKSMAANTFNLCFLINAVFSLLILIVLLLGSHQILSILHYESLEGVIYYLPFFVFIVAFAQASIFWFNYNKRFALTARYTLWQGLINNGLKVGSGFLKAGLMGLVWANLSSHFISILSCFTRKETWNQLFHFNKNEILAAASEHRKFPLYTLPHTFINMVSGNLPILLLSGYFGMAEIGLFSMGITIGFRPINLLSSSLDQVISQSMAERINKQEPIWTSLIQSIKKILLVVTPLFILAFFLSPLVLRYFLGERWEQSALYIQIMIPWLIISLFTASLSSIPPIFGKQRIALIIEIIYIVARLISLIIGIYIQNFVWAIILFSFVSAVVLMAQLTWYLLLVKKYEQSLKTI comes from the coding sequence ATGAAAGAACTTATAAAGAACAGCGCTACTCTGCTTTCTGCAAACGCAATCTCACAAGGGATTGCGTTTGCAGTTTTGCCGGTTATTGCTCGTCTTTATTCACCCGATGAATTGGGCATTTTGGCATTGTTTCTTGGTATAGAAGGGCTATTATCAGTTATTGCAAACGGAAAGTATGATTCGGCTATTGTTTTGTCGAAAAGCAAATCAATGGCAGCCAACACTTTTAATCTGTGCTTTTTGATAAATGCCGTTTTTTCATTACTCATCCTTATTGTTTTATTATTAGGCTCGCACCAAATTTTAAGTATACTCCATTATGAAAGTCTGGAAGGAGTAATCTACTATTTACCTTTCTTTGTTTTTATAGTGGCCTTCGCTCAGGCATCTATCTTTTGGTTTAATTATAACAAACGATTTGCTTTAACAGCAAGATATACTTTGTGGCAAGGACTTATTAATAATGGATTGAAAGTGGGCTCCGGTTTCCTGAAAGCCGGACTTATGGGACTTGTATGGGCCAATTTATCGAGCCATTTCATCTCCATATTAAGTTGTTTCACCCGAAAAGAAACATGGAATCAACTCTTTCATTTTAATAAAAACGAGATCTTGGCAGCTGCTTCAGAGCATCGCAAATTTCCTTTATATACATTACCTCACACGTTTATCAATATGGTTTCTGGGAATCTGCCCATACTGCTCTTGTCCGGTTACTTTGGAATGGCAGAGATTGGGCTGTTTTCGATGGGAATTACAATAGGATTCAGACCAATAAACTTGTTAAGTTCTTCACTTGATCAGGTTATTTCCCAAAGCATGGCGGAAAGGATCAATAAGCAGGAACCAATTTGGACTAGTCTAATTCAGTCAATTAAAAAGATACTTCTTGTAGTTACTCCACTCTTTATACTCGCTTTTTTCCTTTCCCCGTTAGTTCTCAGATACTTTTTAGGAGAAAGATGGGAACAATCAGCTTTGTATATTCAGATAATGATACCCTGGCTAATAATTTCTTTGTTTACTGCCTCCTTATCATCTATTCCACCTATTTTTGGCAAACAACGAATAGCCCTGATAATAGAGATAATTTATATTGTAGCTCGTCTTATTTCCTTAATTATAGGTATTTATATCCAAAACTTTGTCTGGGCAATTATTTTGTTTAGTTTTGTCTCTGCTGTTGTCTTAATGGCGCAATTAACCTGGTATCTGCTATTGGTGAAAAAGTATGAGCAATCCCTTAAAACCATATAG
- a CDS encoding KUP/HAK/KT family potassium transporter produces MKHQHKVPFGMMGIFLAIGIVYGDIGTSPLYVMKAIVNGMPDGLRANPDYIIGAISCIIWTLTLQTTIKYVVVTLRADNKGEGGILSLFALIRKKYRWAYVFAMIGAATLLADGIITPAITVISSVEGLNALVPSIPVIPVTLAIILALFLIQPLGTARLGKPFGRIMFLWFTMIGILGLLAYFQYPLIIKAFNPIYAIKVLIEAPDAFIILGAVFLCTTGAEALYSDLGHCGLHNIRVSWVYVKLTLILNYLGQGAWIITHPDKIVTDINPFFSIMPGWFSFIGVIMATLAAIIASQALISGSFTIISEAISLDLWPNIKIKYPTEVKGQMFIPQVNYSLMILCTLIVIAFGSSSNMEAAYGLSITITMLMTTFLLFIYFQLKEISLFVSIPLTAFFVSLEGSFFVANMFKFAHGGWATILIAGCIFAIMYVWYNGRRIKNHCSTYEPIAPTIECLQEITEDESIPKFATHLVYVTRAKYPDEMESKIVYSLINKQPKRADTYWFVYLHRSDEPYHFKYTVKTFVPQKMFRLDIYSGFKQGVHMDKFIHLICKEMEETGQVDLLSRYPSLRERNIEGDFRFVVVERIARNLQLSAIKKTLLLLYYLIKKCSTSDTQILDLDPSVVTLEYVPLKSTPPLEKKDNA; encoded by the coding sequence ATGAAACATCAACACAAAGTACCCTTCGGAATGATGGGTATATTCTTAGCCATCGGAATTGTGTATGGAGATATAGGAACATCTCCTTTGTACGTAATGAAAGCTATTGTAAATGGTATGCCCGATGGATTGCGTGCAAATCCCGATTATATTATTGGAGCAATTTCATGTATTATATGGACATTGACTTTGCAAACAACCATCAAATATGTGGTGGTAACCCTTAGGGCAGATAACAAAGGTGAAGGAGGTATTCTTTCTTTGTTTGCCTTAATCCGAAAAAAATATCGTTGGGCATACGTTTTTGCCATGATTGGAGCAGCCACACTATTGGCTGATGGAATTATTACTCCTGCCATTACAGTAATATCTTCTGTAGAAGGTTTAAATGCACTGGTTCCTTCAATACCTGTAATACCTGTTACCCTGGCTATAATTCTGGCACTTTTCCTTATTCAACCATTGGGTACGGCCCGTTTAGGAAAACCATTTGGCCGGATTATGTTTTTATGGTTTACAATGATTGGAATTCTGGGCCTTTTAGCTTATTTCCAGTATCCTCTTATTATTAAAGCATTTAATCCGATCTATGCAATAAAAGTATTGATTGAAGCCCCGGATGCATTTATTATATTGGGTGCTGTTTTTCTTTGTACTACCGGAGCCGAAGCTCTCTATTCCGACCTTGGTCACTGCGGGTTACACAACATCCGTGTATCCTGGGTTTATGTAAAATTAACCCTGATACTAAACTATCTTGGACAAGGTGCGTGGATTATTACTCATCCGGATAAAATTGTAACAGATATCAATCCGTTCTTTTCTATTATGCCGGGCTGGTTCTCATTCATCGGTGTTATAATGGCTACATTGGCTGCAATCATTGCCAGCCAGGCGTTGATAAGCGGCTCCTTTACAATTATCAGTGAAGCAATATCACTGGATTTGTGGCCAAATATCAAAATTAAATATCCAACAGAAGTAAAAGGGCAAATGTTTATACCTCAGGTAAACTATTCATTAATGATATTATGTACGCTGATAGTAATAGCATTTGGTTCATCTTCAAATATGGAAGCAGCTTACGGGCTCTCCATTACTATTACAATGTTAATGACAACATTCTTGCTCTTTATTTATTTCCAGCTAAAAGAAATATCGTTGTTTGTTAGCATTCCCTTAACTGCTTTCTTTGTTTCGCTGGAAGGCAGCTTCTTTGTTGCCAATATGTTTAAGTTCGCTCATGGAGGTTGGGCAACAATACTTATTGCCGGTTGTATATTTGCTATAATGTACGTATGGTATAATGGTCGCCGTATCAAGAATCACTGTTCAACATACGAGCCTATTGCGCCTACAATAGAATGTCTTCAAGAAATTACCGAAGATGAATCCATACCTAAATTTGCTACTCACCTGGTATACGTTACCCGTGCTAAGTATCCCGATGAAATGGAGAGCAAAATCGTTTATTCTCTTATTAACAAACAGCCTAAGAGGGCAGATACATACTGGTTTGTATATCTTCACCGTAGTGATGAGCCTTATCATTTTAAATATACCGTGAAAACTTTTGTACCTCAAAAGATGTTCCGTTTAGATATTTATTCTGGATTCAAGCAAGGAGTTCACATGGATAAGTTTATTCACCTTATCTGTAAAGAGATGGAAGAGACCGGTCAGGTTGATTTGTTAAGCCGATATCCGTCTTTGCGGGAAAGGAATATCGAAGGCGATTTCAGGTTTGTTGTGGTTGAACGAATTGCACGTAATCTGCAGTTATCGGCAATCAAGAAAACACTTTTATTGCTCTATTACTTAATCAAGAAATGTTCTACATCCGATACTCAGATTCTGGATTTAGATCCATCTGTAGTAACATTAGAATATGTTCCATTAAAGAGCACACCACCTCTGGAGAAAAAGGATAACGCTTAA